The genomic region TTCCTTGCACGTCGTACCCGTACTTGCAGTCATTGAGCAGGCTCACGCCGTATCCGTATTCGGACACGTCCGCGAAGCGATGTCCACACACTTCATACTGGGCTTGTTCCCAGCTTGTGTTGCGATGCGTCGGACGTTCCAGTGCACCAAATGGAATCTCAAATGTCGCTTTGGAGGTCACCACATCAATTGGGAAGCCAACTTTCAGAAGTTTGTGATTCTCGTTCCAGTTCACCTGTGTCTGGAAGTCAATTCGCCGTGAGTCATGATAAAAGACGATATCTTGTGTGATCACCGATTGATGAAGCTTCCAGCGGAAGCGCAATACATCCTTCGTTGTACCCGCCAGCACCAGCTTTTTCTCCAACAGCTCCACTTCGCCAGCAATCTGCTCTTCATAACGACTGTCGATATCCCATGCATCCCAGAGCGTCGGACGATCATGGAAGAAGTGAAGTTGATTGCCCCGTTCACCCGGCTTCAACATCTCACGCTCTGCGGTTTTATCCCACAGGCGGATGATCTCCCCACATTCATTGAACTGCACATGATATAAGGCAGTATCCCATGTATCTTTAAAGGTTGGTTGTGCGGCAAGGTTCTTCATTTCCCGTACATTCGTTTCCCTTGTATTTTCCGGTACCAGCCAAATCGTTTTATATCCAAACGCAGGTATGTCTGTCACGAGAATGGACATGCTGCCATCCTCCCGATCCATTCGCAGGCGCTGGCCTTCTTCATCAATCCCGTAGCGATCAAAGCCATCCTGCACAGGAAGTTGAACGACTGCACTCCGTTTCCAGCCCAAGCTGTTGAACACAACATAGGCCACGGAACCTTCTGGCCCCTGTGTGTTGATACCGGTTGTTAATGCTGCAACGCCTTGACTCAATCCAGTTCTACCCAATTCGAATACCTGTACATATTCCTCATTCGAAGTGACGTAGGATTCCGTAATCGCCGATCCCGGTATAATATCGTGGAATTGATTCAGCAAAATTAATTTCCAGCCGTCATGCAGCGCTGAACGCACTTGAGCTTCGGCGTCCGTCTCCATATCTGGTTGAGCGAGTGTATTCCACAGCTCAGCTTCACGATACAGAACCTCCGCTTTCCGATTGTTGCGCTTGTTACGCGCATGTGTCGTGTAGGTTCCCCGGTGTAACTCCAGATACAGATCACCATGCCACTTCGGAAGTACAGGCTGTTCTTTTTCGATTCCGGCAAAGAAAGCTCCAGCTGAGCTATATCGACTTGCAGGCTGCCCAACCATCAGGTCTGCGCGATCCACATACTCCAGCATCTCGCGTGTTACCCCGCCTCCGCCATCTCCGTGTCCGTATAGAAGCATATGCTCCGGATGAGCCGCTTTCTCACGGTAGGACTGCCAGTGATCATGAATGTCCTTCGGCAACGTATGCTCGTTAACACCATGATTGAGGTAAGACAGAATTGGTGTGCCGTCAATGCCCACCCAGTGGAAGAGATCGTATGGAAATACATTCGTGTCATTCCATCCGAGCTTCGTCGTCATGAAATATTCCACATTGCCATGCTTCAAAATCTGCGGCAAGGAGGCACAGTACCCAAACGTATCCGGTAGCCATTCAATCTGTGATGTTTTGCCAAACTCCTCCATATAGAAACGCTGACCATATAACATCTGGCGAATCAGGGACTCCCCACTCGGAATGTTCAGATCAGGCTCAACCCACATGCCGCCCACCAGTTCCCAGCGGCCTTCTACAATCCGCTGCTTCACCCGCGCGTACAGCTCAGGGTCATGCTCTTTCAAAAATGCATATAACAAAGGTTGGCTTTGGGAATACACATAGTCGGGATATTCATTCATGAGTGCATCCACGGTGGAGAAGGTACGGCTCGTTTTGCGTACCGTCTCACGTACAGGCCACAGCCAGGCAATATCAATATGGGACTGTCCCACCATATGCTCCAGACCTTCCACGTTGCCGCCAATCTCACGCACATGATGCTTCAGATTATTCTCAATCTGACGAATACCCTCTCCCTGCTCAATCTCTTCTGCTGACATGCCTACAAATTGATCCATCGCACGATACACCAGTTCTAACAGGCGAACCCGCCTGAAGTCACTTTCGGGCAGCAGCACAGCTGAATCACGCACAATAATAACGGTGTACATCAGACTGCGAACCGCTTCATTGGGTCTCACCAGCAGGCTCGTAATTGATGTGATCGGCGGCTGAATAACCGCCTGTTGATTCAACGGGTCTACAGGTTCAGGTACCGGATCAAACATCTCAATCTCAAGTTCCGGAGTGGTTCCGACTTTGGATGGATCGAGTGTGACGTAGGTATGATTGCGGTCAAGTCCCTGATAGGAATGTCCATTCACCCGCAGCAAACCTTCGCCTCCGGTTTCAAATACAAGTCCATAAGGTGCTTGCTGCCATGTTGTAGGGACCTCCAAACGTGTTCTAAAGAAATAAGTCGTTCCCTGTTTGCTCGGAAAACGCTCAAAATCTTGCCCTTCCGGGTACTCACCCTGATTCTCATACTGTCCTGGCACATTATAATAAGCGCGGGTAATGTCCCAACTGCGCAGTTGTAATTGCTCCAGCCACTGATGTTCGGACAACTCGCGAATAAATCGTCTGATACGTTCCAAAATCTTACGCCTCCCTTACAATCAGTTCGGCCATTTGCGTATCGTTTACGCTGCTGCCGATATGAATATGGAATTGTCCCGGTTCAACAACAGGCTTCAAGTCACGACCAATATACTGCAGCTGCTCGGCCCCGATGTGGAATTCCACGATCTGTGTTTCTCCAGGCTTCAGGTTCACTTTCGCAAATCCCTTAAGTTCCTTGGCGGGACGAGTCAGCGAACTGACCACGTCAGATATATACATCTGTACAACCTCTGCACCTGCATAACGTCCAGTATTGGTCACATTCACCGATACCGTAACCGTATCACCAGCTGTCATAGACTCAGCACTCAGTTTCGGTTCGCTGTACTCAAATGTGGTATAGCTAAGTCCGTATCCAAATGCATAACGTGGCTCTAAATCCTCTTCCAAATACCTTTTGCCGCGGGAACGTTTGCCGTTATAGTAGATCGGTAACTGACCAACATGCTTCGGAATGGAGATCGTCAATTTACCCGATGGATTCACATCACCGAATAGAATATCTGCAATGGCATGCCCGCCCTCTTGACCCGGATACCACGCCTCCAGAATTGCATCGGCATGTTCATCTACCCAAGGCTCAGTGATAGGACGACCATTGATGTACACAACGACAAGTTTCTTGCCGAGCTTATGAATCTCCTGAATGAGCTCCAGCTGTACTCCGGCAAGACCCAACGTCATCCTGTCGATCCCTTCGCCGCACTCCATATCATTCCAGGAGTTATCGGACACATTGGAAGCACCCGTCTTAAGATCAATCGTTCCTTCTCCAAAGTCACGTGCACTGGAACCGCCAACCACGATAATGACCGTATCCGCTTGACTGGCAACTTCGATCGCACGCTCGAATCCTTCTTTCGAATCACCTTTGATCCGGCAGCCTGGTGCATATAACACCTCATCCATACTGCTGTCACCACTCAAAGGACCAACAGAACTCTTTTCCGTTTGCCCTTCCACATGATTAGCCAGCTTACTGCGAATCCCATCCAG from Paenibacillus sp. FSL R5-0341 harbors:
- a CDS encoding alpha-mannosidase; this translates as MERIRRFIRELSEHQWLEQLQLRSWDITRAYYNVPGQYENQGEYPEGQDFERFPSKQGTTYFFRTRLEVPTTWQQAPYGLVFETGGEGLLRVNGHSYQGLDRNHTYVTLDPSKVGTTPELEIEMFDPVPEPVDPLNQQAVIQPPITSITSLLVRPNEAVRSLMYTVIIVRDSAVLLPESDFRRVRLLELVYRAMDQFVGMSAEEIEQGEGIRQIENNLKHHVREIGGNVEGLEHMVGQSHIDIAWLWPVRETVRKTSRTFSTVDALMNEYPDYVYSQSQPLLYAFLKEHDPELYARVKQRIVEGRWELVGGMWVEPDLNIPSGESLIRQMLYGQRFYMEEFGKTSQIEWLPDTFGYCASLPQILKHGNVEYFMTTKLGWNDTNVFPYDLFHWVGIDGTPILSYLNHGVNEHTLPKDIHDHWQSYREKAAHPEHMLLYGHGDGGGGVTREMLEYVDRADLMVGQPASRYSSAGAFFAGIEKEQPVLPKWHGDLYLELHRGTYTTHARNKRNNRKAEVLYREAELWNTLAQPDMETDAEAQVRSALHDGWKLILLNQFHDIIPGSAITESYVTSNEEYVQVFELGRTGLSQGVAALTTGINTQGPEGSVAYVVFNSLGWKRSAVVQLPVQDGFDRYGIDEEGQRLRMDREDGSMSILVTDIPAFGYKTIWLVPENTRETNVREMKNLAAQPTFKDTWDTALYHVQFNECGEIIRLWDKTAEREMLKPGERGNQLHFFHDRPTLWDAWDIDSRYEEQIAGEVELLEKKLVLAGTTKDVLRFRWKLHQSVITQDIVFYHDSRRIDFQTQVNWNENHKLLKVGFPIDVVTSKATFEIPFGALERPTHRNTSWEQAQYEVCGHRFADVSEYGYGVSLLNDCKYGYDVQGSTIRLSLLRAPKWPDRTADLGEHEFTYSLYPHDGDWRTAHTVRQAAELNHEVTVQQVNQGQQTEQVQQMGQRDQVQQSAGAEGDPTATTNANAAPVRPATGSWINFNSNHVILDTVKMAEDGHGTVLRFYESSGKRENITLQWPHAFEQAYHSNALEEPVQPLAHTHGQITLSFRPYQIQTVLLR